Proteins found in one Carcharodon carcharias isolate sCarCar2 chromosome 8, sCarCar2.pri, whole genome shotgun sequence genomic segment:
- the LOC121281171 gene encoding complement C1q tumor necrosis factor-related protein 2-like has protein sequence MMFWLVLFLCFTSHAANQLVKRQKSPITIDPSQVICSAPGPPGARGPPGYPGQPGAFGRMGFPGKDGEDGKDGPKGQKGQEGDRGKPGITGKPGVKGMRGAIGKAGPQGPRGIRGDRGNSGINGPKGSNGINGEPGLPGICKCGTNTARSAFSVAITYSYPKERMPIKFDKVLLNEGGHYNVSSGKFTCGIPGIYYFSYDITLANKHLAIGLVHNGQYRIKTFDANTGNYDVASGSTIMYLKREDEVWLQIFYSEQNGLFYDPHRADSLFTGFMIYIDQDYLNELEEE, from the exons ATGATGTTTTGGCTTGTTCTCTTTTTGTGCTTTACATCCCATGCTGCCAATCAACTTGTGAAAAGGCAAAAGTCACCCATTACAATCGATCCTTCTCAGGTTATTTGCAGTGCCCCTGGCCCTCCAGGGGCTAGAGGGCCTCCAGGTTATCCTGGCCAACCAGGGGCATTTGGAAGAATGGGGTTTCCTGGAAAAGATGGGGAAGATGGGAAAGATGGTCCCAAAGGACAAAAAGGACAAGAAG GTGACAGAGGAAAACCAGGAATAACCGGAAAACCTGGTGTTAAGGGAATGCGAGGAGCTATTGGCAAAGCAGGCCCGCAAGGACCAAGGGGCATTAGAGGGGATCGAGGTAATTCAGGAATTAATGGACCAAAAGGCTCTAATGGAATCAATGGTGAGCCTGGTTTACCTGGAATCTGCAAATGTGGCACGAATACAGCAAGATCTGCCTTCTCTGTAGCCATCACCTACAGCTACCCCAAGGAACGTATGCCCATCAAATTTGACAAAGTCCTTTTAAATGAAGGAGGACACTATAATGTTTCCAGTGGTAAATTTACATGTGGGATACCTGGTATTTACTACTTCTCTTATGATATTACCCTGGCAAATAAGCACCTTGCTATTGGGTTAGTACACAATGGGCAATATCGTATTAAGACTTTTGATGCTAACACTGGGAACTATGATGTAGCCTCTGGTTCAACTATTATGTACCTGAAACGTGAAGATGAGGTTTGGCTGCAGATATTCTATTCTGAACAGAATGGCCTGTTTTATGATCCACACAGGGCAGATAGTTTGTTCACCGGCTTTATGATTTACATTGATCAGGACTATCTAAATGAACTTGAAGAAGAGTAA